One stretch of Prunus persica cultivar Lovell chromosome G1, Prunus_persica_NCBIv2, whole genome shotgun sequence DNA includes these proteins:
- the LOC18793423 gene encoding uncharacterized protein LOC18793423, with the protein MQKLLRISPSGPILCTSAKAPLSSLPLASSILSKAFKGSTDNPSRMHTAATAFRGGSALAATVHSKPTYNIPYRINCGLCRCSVHDRAPSRAWLVLKDSGLGSRPAWLHTSSDGSFSVSAAEGCKGLEKGLEGFEDLSAGDGGEAEKGSEEKPNRLSNRRQRSSGSGGLLAGNPDLLAIPGVGPRNLRKLVEKGIGGVSELKQLYRDKFFGKGSQKMVEYLQSSVGIIHKNHAESITTYIKESVDEELKEDSSNSEVKHTQKKRLTFCVEGNISVGKTTFLQRIANETLELRDLVEVVPEPINKWQDVGPDHFNILNAFYAEPQRYAYTFQNYVFVTRLMQERESSGGIKPLRLMERSVFSDRMVFVRAVHEAKWMNEMEISIYDSWFDPVVSSLPGLIPDGFIYLRASPDTCHKRMKLRQRAEEGGVSLEYLHGLHEKHESWLFPFQSGNHGVLSVSKLPLHMDSSLPPDIRDRVFYLEGDHMHSSIQKVPALVLDCEPNIDFSIDIEAKRQYARQVAEFFEFVKKKQEVPSAKGGEEAKKSSQQQLVLPQNGELWVPDKHFPESALKSLEFRRAMSLMSG; encoded by the exons ATGCAGAAACTGCTCCGCATAAGCCCCTCAGGCCCCATTCTGTGCACTTCGGCTAAGGCTCCTCTTTCCTCTCTCCCCTTGGCCTCAAGCATTCTATCAAAAGCTTTCAAGGGCTCAACTGATAACCCTTCAAGAATGCACACTGCAGCTACGGCTTTTCGCGGCGGCTCAGCCCTCGCCGCTACTGTTCACAGCAAACCCACTTACAATATCCCCTATCGCATCAACTGCGGCCTCTGCCGCTGCTCAGTCCATGACAGAGCCCCGTCCCGGGCTTGGCTTGTGCTCAAAGACTCCGGTTTGGGGTCCCGGCCGGCGTGGCTGCACACGAGCTCTGATGGGTCGTTTTCTGTTTCGGCAGCAGAGGGTTGCAAGGGTTTAGAGAAGGgtttggagggttttgaggATTTGAGCGCTGGTGATGGTGGAGAGGCTGAGAAGGGTTCGGAGGAGAAGCCAAATAGGTTGAGTAATAGGCGGCAGAGGAGTTCCGGGAGCGGCGGGTTATTGGCTGGAAACCCGGACTTGTTGGCGATTCCTGGCGTGGGGCCGAGGAACTTGAGAAAGCTGGTGGAAAAGGGTATTGGGGGAGTTTCCGAGCTCAAGCAATTGTATAGAGATAAG TTCTTTGGAAAAGGTAGTCAGAAGATGGTTGAGTATTTACAAAGTTCGGTAGGAATCATCCACAAAAACCATGCTGAGAGTATTACTACTTATATTAAAGAGAGTGTTGATGAAGAGTTGAAGGAGGACAGCTCGAACTCAGAAGTGAAGCATACACAGAAGAAGCGGCTTACTTTCTGCGTTGAGGGAAATATCAGTGTTGGAAAGACAACATTTCTTCAGAGAATAGCAAATGAAACACTTGAGCTAAGAGATCTTGTTGAGGTGGTTCCAGAACCTATTAACAAGTGGCAGGATGTTGGACCCGACCATTTTAATATATTGAATGCTTTCTATGCTGAGCCGCAGAGGTATGCCTATACCTTCCAGAATTATGTGTTTGTTACAAGGTTGATGCAGGAGAGAGAATCCTCTGGTGGCATCAAGCCCCTCCGGTTGATGGAAAGGAGTGTTTTTAGTGACAGGATG GTTTTTGTGCGAGCTGTTCATGAAGCGAAGTGGATGAATGAGATGGAGATCAGCATCTATGACTCCTGGTTTGACCCAGTTGTATCGTCCTTGCCTGGGCTTATCCCTGATGGTTTCATATATCTTAGAGCAAGTCCTGATACTTGTCACAAGAGAATGAAGCTACGGCAGAGAGCCGAGGAAGGTGGAGTCAGCCTTGAGTATCTCCACGGCTTGCATGAAAAACATGAAAGCTGGCTTTTCCCGTTCCAGAGTGGTAATCATGGGGTCTTGTCTGTTAGTAAGCTTCCTTTACACATGGATAGCTCTTTACCTCCTGATATTAGGGACCGTGTGTTCTATTTGGAGGGTGATCATATGCATTCAAGTATTCAAAAG GTTCCTGCTTTGGTTCTTGACTGCGAGCCAAACATTGATTTTAGCATAGACATTGAAGCAAAGAGGCA GTATGCTCGACAAGTAGCAGagttttttgaatttgtgAAGAAAAAGCAAGAAGTCCCATCTGCAAAAGGTGGTGAGGAAGCTAAGAAGAGTAGCCAACAACAATTAGTGCTGCCCCAAAATGGAGAATTATGGGTTCCTGATAAGCATTTCCCCGAGTCAGCCCTCAAATCTCTGGAGTTTAGACGAGCCATGTCTCTCATGTCTGGCTAG